In a genomic window of Paraburkholderia acidiphila:
- a CDS encoding response regulator — translation MSAAHHVCVVDDDQSVRLALASLLRSLGYEVETFESGNDLLRWLAHHRTACVVSDLQMPGMSGLQMFEGMIDMGVDAPFVLVTAYPTAEAEARALSIGVRAFLTKPVSAQALAMHVRQAVNRAD, via the coding sequence GTGTCCGCCGCTCATCACGTCTGTGTGGTCGACGACGATCAGTCAGTTCGGCTTGCACTTGCCAGCTTGCTTCGTTCGCTCGGCTATGAAGTCGAAACCTTCGAATCGGGGAATGACCTCCTGCGATGGCTTGCGCACCATCGCACCGCGTGCGTCGTCTCCGATCTCCAGATGCCCGGCATGTCCGGCCTTCAAATGTTCGAGGGGATGATCGACATGGGCGTCGACGCGCCGTTCGTGCTGGTCACGGCGTATCCCACCGCGGAAGCCGAGGCGCGGGCCCTGTCGATCGGCGTACGCGCGTTCCTCACCAAACCGGTCAGCGCCCAGGCACTGGCCATGCACGTCAGGCAGGCGGTGAATCGGGCCGACTAA
- a CDS encoding trifunctional serine/threonine-protein kinase/ATP-binding protein/sensor histidine kinase — MSHSVPILDQLADYDVTQLVAGPPALYRGVNKEGARALFVVMEDGPKEHERRAQLEHAYALRARLAAPWAARPHALLRENGCFALALRDPGGTLLRARWRSPPKLERFLRAAIAIAAAVESLHEAGLIHCDLNPEHILLDNADESACLLGFGRAMMADRSDREANLHRACSGSIEYMAPELCGRMERMLDARADLYSLGCLFYEMLTGVLPFTGVDRMALAHAQLAKQPMRPSAYALGLPRQVEAIVMKLLAKNPNDRYQSAAGLQADLTRCLNAGTERHAAAAFPLDLHASVAISRHAGALYGRRGQLDALDATLRRVSTSGAVELVFVAGYSGSGKSALVDQWASAIGTTSISYARGVCEQLDSTQPYGALARALERLIRPILGQEDASFTATRTRLCARMGERAEILYGLLPDLKLILGDLSSDDEAQFNVDRALYLRTIADLLKGVLQPARPLVLFFDDMQWVDEGTLTVLDYLTRDGELSHVMLIAAFRSNEVTPGHALARLIAEAKDRHQMIAVEPLERGDMARLVGDTLGCKLDASLPVVDIIREKTGGNPFFTIQLAAELASEGLIEFEEKGALRLRDVDRIRAKLYSDNVADLMLLRFARLGEAARYALQVFASLGGAAKSADLAAAASLTKHGLEASLREAINASLIDRDADMLRFTHDRIREAAYASMGESEQAALHLDIGRRLAMRLREDEPSDEIFVVANQINRGASRIVSLEERKRFAYLNLLAGERAKAATAYTSALVYFETAAALIDESTDEDTAQWTEFHRADVECLIGTLAPAEARLVALGRKPVSMALRAELTRLTASLQTAQNRQIQAITTGLDFLVRLGVNIEERPSDSEVDRLYGQLRRELGERSVAQLAENAWVEDPVWRCALDVLADLIPPALFFNANLLDVILLNLTLLSLRHGLSDSAAYGFVCLNLVFAERYGDYRTGYEFAQLAVDVVDRCKRSRYKARIYMRFGSLVIPWSRPAQDAMPYIEQAKQVAKADGDLVFDVSGARNVASVLLLAGRPLDEVMAEAKNGLNVARLSRFFLYSGVFRAQIQLVEQLGDAGRRDAADQTGDEEYRRDIDAVRANNTSVGFAYWTCTLQASFISGDFEAALEAEVAARRSIGASRMFLELIEYRFFGALTRAKLCETAATAHEQAAHREALDAHCAALAAWAHVGPANLMGRAALVDAEVARLDGRAREAEHLYNKAIRHAHERRILHVEALACELAAGFHRQQGRGAIADAYLRDASHAYAWWGANAKVRAMTERGIKTEPSAGAPMPAFDYPSQQLDIAAIIKASSALSSEIVLSRLIETLALVTLEHAGAQRCVLALNHKGVLQIHAEAVTRAELAEVNVVRREISSEDLPLTLVRTAIRTGQPLALGSAATEGGYTRDDYVRRTQAKSVLCLPLLKQGGLVGVIFLENRLSESAFTEDKIAVLSVLGAQAAIALENARLYQDLVEQNQRIAHTEEALRNAMAELARVSRLTTMGQLVASIAHEISQPMSAIHSSASAAGHWLEREPPALEEARKMLTLVAGESLRASSIIHGIRELAKNAPPTLTVFDLRSAVAEALLLAGAEVEHHHVEVVNVIVPGFFVKGDRVQIQQVALNLIVNAVEAMASVDSRARVLELSSRHVDGGRAEITVADSGHGLQACVEGSLFEPFVTTKATGMGLGLSICRSIVERHGGTLQFEPNTPYGARFVFSLAAAFAAPGETSRSSISRPDSPPA, encoded by the coding sequence CTTCTGCGTGCGCGCTGGCGTTCGCCGCCAAAGCTCGAACGCTTTCTGCGCGCCGCGATTGCGATAGCCGCCGCCGTGGAATCGCTGCATGAAGCCGGGTTGATCCACTGCGACCTGAATCCCGAGCATATTCTGCTCGACAATGCCGACGAGTCGGCGTGCCTGCTTGGCTTTGGCCGCGCGATGATGGCCGATCGTTCGGATCGTGAAGCGAATCTGCATCGCGCCTGCAGCGGGTCGATCGAATACATGGCGCCGGAGCTTTGCGGGCGCATGGAGCGGATGCTCGACGCTCGCGCCGACCTCTATTCGCTGGGCTGCCTGTTCTACGAAATGCTCACCGGCGTGCTGCCGTTCACGGGTGTCGACAGAATGGCGCTCGCGCATGCGCAGCTCGCCAAGCAGCCCATGCGTCCTTCCGCCTATGCGCTTGGCTTGCCGCGCCAGGTCGAAGCGATCGTCATGAAACTGCTCGCCAAGAATCCCAACGACCGCTACCAGTCGGCGGCGGGGCTGCAGGCCGATTTGACGCGGTGCCTGAATGCCGGAACCGAGCGCCACGCTGCCGCCGCGTTTCCGCTGGACCTCCACGCGAGTGTCGCGATCAGCCGCCACGCCGGGGCGCTCTATGGCCGCCGCGGCCAGCTGGACGCGCTCGACGCAACCTTGCGCCGCGTGAGCACGAGCGGCGCGGTCGAACTGGTGTTCGTCGCCGGCTATTCGGGCAGCGGAAAGTCCGCGCTGGTCGATCAATGGGCGAGCGCAATCGGCACCACGTCGATCTCGTATGCGCGGGGCGTGTGCGAACAGCTCGATTCGACCCAACCCTATGGCGCGCTGGCCCGCGCGCTCGAGCGGCTCATTCGCCCGATCCTCGGTCAGGAAGACGCGAGCTTTACCGCGACGCGCACACGCCTGTGCGCGCGCATGGGCGAGCGCGCGGAAATTCTCTACGGCCTCCTGCCCGACCTGAAACTGATATTGGGCGATCTGTCGAGCGACGACGAAGCGCAATTCAACGTCGACAGAGCGCTCTATTTGCGCACGATCGCCGATCTGCTCAAAGGGGTGTTGCAGCCCGCGCGCCCGCTCGTGCTGTTCTTCGACGACATGCAATGGGTCGACGAAGGCACGCTAACGGTGCTCGACTATCTGACCCGCGACGGCGAACTCTCGCATGTCATGCTCATTGCGGCGTTTCGCAGCAACGAAGTGACACCGGGGCACGCGCTCGCCCGGCTGATTGCCGAGGCGAAAGACCGCCACCAGATGATTGCCGTCGAGCCGCTCGAACGCGGCGACATGGCGCGCCTCGTTGGCGATACGCTGGGCTGCAAGCTCGACGCGTCGTTGCCGGTCGTCGACATCATTAGGGAGAAGACGGGCGGCAATCCGTTTTTCACGATTCAACTGGCCGCGGAACTCGCGAGCGAAGGGCTGATTGAGTTCGAGGAAAAGGGCGCGTTGCGCCTGCGGGACGTCGATCGCATTCGCGCCAAGCTGTATTCGGACAACGTGGCGGACCTCATGCTGCTGCGCTTCGCACGCCTCGGCGAGGCCGCGCGCTACGCATTGCAGGTCTTTGCCAGTCTCGGAGGCGCTGCGAAGAGCGCGGATCTCGCGGCGGCAGCAAGCCTCACGAAGCATGGGCTGGAGGCCAGCCTGCGCGAGGCGATCAATGCTTCGCTGATCGACCGCGACGCGGACATGCTGCGCTTTACGCACGACCGCATTCGCGAAGCCGCCTACGCGTCGATGGGCGAAAGCGAACAGGCGGCGCTGCACCTCGACATCGGACGCAGGCTCGCCATGCGCTTGCGCGAGGACGAGCCGAGCGACGAGATTTTCGTCGTTGCGAATCAGATCAATCGCGGGGCTTCGCGGATCGTTTCGCTGGAGGAGCGCAAGCGCTTTGCCTACCTCAATCTGCTCGCGGGGGAACGCGCGAAGGCGGCGACCGCATATACGTCGGCGCTGGTCTATTTCGAAACGGCGGCGGCGCTGATCGACGAAAGCACGGACGAAGACACGGCGCAGTGGACAGAGTTTCATCGCGCCGACGTGGAATGCCTGATCGGCACGCTCGCGCCCGCCGAGGCACGGCTCGTGGCGCTCGGGCGCAAGCCGGTGAGCATGGCGTTGCGCGCGGAGTTGACGCGCTTGACGGCGAGCCTGCAAACCGCCCAGAACCGGCAGATCCAGGCAATCACCACGGGGCTCGATTTTCTGGTGCGGCTCGGCGTCAATATCGAAGAGCGTCCTTCGGACAGCGAGGTCGATCGCCTTTACGGGCAATTGCGTCGCGAACTGGGCGAACGATCGGTTGCGCAGCTTGCCGAAAACGCTTGGGTCGAAGACCCGGTGTGGCGCTGCGCGCTCGATGTGCTTGCCGATCTCATTCCGCCTGCGCTGTTTTTCAACGCCAATCTGCTCGACGTGATTTTGCTGAACCTGACCTTGCTGAGTTTGCGGCACGGTCTTTCCGATTCCGCGGCATATGGCTTCGTTTGTCTGAATCTCGTGTTCGCTGAGCGCTACGGCGACTACAGGACAGGCTACGAGTTCGCGCAACTGGCCGTCGACGTGGTCGATCGCTGCAAGCGCTCGCGCTACAAGGCGCGCATCTACATGCGCTTTGGCAGTCTCGTGATTCCCTGGAGCCGGCCCGCCCAGGACGCCATGCCCTATATCGAGCAAGCGAAGCAGGTGGCGAAAGCGGACGGCGACCTGGTGTTCGACGTATCGGGCGCGCGCAATGTAGCCAGCGTGCTGCTGCTCGCGGGCCGGCCGTTGGACGAAGTCATGGCGGAGGCGAAGAACGGCCTGAACGTCGCGAGGCTGTCGCGCTTCTTTCTGTATTCGGGTGTTTTCCGCGCGCAGATCCAGCTAGTCGAGCAACTCGGCGATGCGGGGCGGCGCGACGCGGCCGATCAGACCGGCGACGAGGAATACCGGCGCGACATCGACGCGGTGCGTGCTAACAACACGAGCGTCGGCTTTGCCTACTGGACGTGCACGCTGCAGGCGAGCTTTATTTCCGGCGATTTCGAAGCGGCGCTCGAGGCGGAGGTGGCGGCGAGGCGATCGATCGGCGCGTCGAGAATGTTCCTCGAATTGATCGAATATCGCTTCTTTGGCGCACTCACGCGAGCGAAGCTGTGCGAAACGGCAGCGACGGCGCACGAACAGGCGGCTCACCGCGAAGCGCTCGACGCGCATTGCGCGGCGCTGGCCGCATGGGCGCATGTCGGCCCCGCGAATCTCATGGGGCGGGCCGCGCTCGTCGACGCCGAAGTCGCGCGGCTCGACGGCCGCGCCCGCGAAGCGGAGCACCTTTACAACAAGGCCATTCGGCACGCTCACGAGCGGCGCATTCTTCATGTCGAGGCGCTGGCGTGCGAACTCGCGGCGGGCTTTCATCGTCAGCAAGGGCGCGGCGCGATTGCCGACGCCTACTTGCGCGATGCCTCGCATGCGTATGCATGGTGGGGCGCGAATGCCAAGGTGCGCGCCATGACCGAGCGAGGGATCAAAACGGAGCCGTCGGCCGGCGCGCCGATGCCGGCTTTCGACTACCCCTCGCAGCAACTCGATATTGCCGCGATCATCAAGGCTTCGAGTGCGCTGTCCAGCGAGATCGTGCTGAGCCGTCTGATCGAAACGCTCGCGCTCGTGACGCTCGAGCACGCGGGCGCCCAGCGTTGCGTGCTCGCGCTGAACCACAAGGGCGTCTTGCAGATTCACGCCGAAGCCGTGACGCGCGCCGAACTCGCCGAAGTCAATGTCGTGCGGCGCGAGATTTCGAGCGAGGACCTGCCGCTTACGCTGGTGCGCACGGCGATCCGCACGGGGCAGCCGCTCGCGCTGGGCAGCGCCGCGACCGAGGGCGGGTATACGCGCGACGACTATGTGCGAAGGACCCAGGCGAAGTCGGTGCTCTGCCTGCCGCTGCTCAAGCAAGGCGGCCTGGTGGGCGTGATCTTTCTGGAGAACCGGCTTAGCGAAAGCGCATTCACCGAAGACAAGATCGCGGTACTTTCGGTGCTCGGCGCACAGGCGGCCATCGCGCTCGAAAACGCGCGCCTCTACCAGGATCTCGTCGAGCAGAACCAGCGCATTGCGCACACGGAGGAAGCGCTGCGCAACGCCATGGCGGAGCTTGCGCGCGTGTCGCGCCTCACGACCATGGGCCAGCTGGTGGCATCCATTGCGCACGAAATCAGTCAGCCCATGAGCGCGATTCATTCGTCGGCCTCGGCGGCCGGGCACTGGCTCGAGCGCGAGCCGCCCGCGCTCGAGGAGGCGCGCAAGATGCTCACGCTGGTGGCGGGCGAGAGCCTGCGTGCGTCGAGCATCATCCACGGCATACGCGAGTTGGCGAAGAACGCGCCGCCCACGCTAACCGTGTTCGACCTGAGGAGCGCGGTTGCCGAAGCGCTGCTGCTGGCGGGCGCGGAAGTCGAGCATCACCACGTCGAAGTCGTGAACGTCATCGTGCCGGGGTTTTTCGTCAAGGGCGACCGCGTGCAGATTCAGCAGGTCGCGCTCAATCTCATTGTCAACGCCGTGGAGGCGATGGCCAGCGTCGACTCGCGCGCCCGGGTGCTCGAACTCTCCAGCCGCCATGTGGACGGCGGGCGGGCCGAAATCACGGTGGCCGACTCGGGACACGGCTTGCAAGCCTGCGTCGAGGGTTCGCTGTTCGAGCCGTTCGTGACGACCAAGGCGACGGGCATGGGTCTGGGCTTGTCGATCTGCCGTTCGATTGTCGAGCGGCATGGCGGCACGCTGCAATTCGAGCCCAACACGCCGTATGGCGCGCGCTTTGTTTTTTCGCTGGCCGCGGCGTTTGCAGCGCCGGGGGAAACGTCGCGCTCGAGCATTAGTCGGCCCGATTCACCGCCTGCCTGA